Part of the Myxococcota bacterium genome, AGCTCACCATGTAGACGGCGACGTCGTACCTGGCGAGCGCCGCCTGCGCGTCGGGATCGCCGAACGACTTCAGCTCCTCGGTGCAGCCGCCGGTGAAGGCCTTCGGGAACCACGCCAGCACGAAGCCGCGCTTGCCCACGAAGTCGGCGAGCTTCACGGCCTGGCCGTCGGTGCTCTGCAGGCTGAAGTCGGGCGCCTTGTCGCCGGGCGCGAGATCCGCGCCGTGCGCCACGAAAGGCAGCGTGACCAGGAGCGCGAACGCCAGCGTGACTCGTGCGAACGCCCTCAATTCACCCTCCGCTGGCCCTTCCAGTATTTGTCGCGCAGCAGGAACTTCTGCAGCTTGCCGGTCGCGGTGCGCGGCAGCGCGTCGAGGAACTCGACCGAGGTCGGGCACTTGAAGTGCGCCAGGTGCTCGCGGGCGAAGGCGATCACCTCGGCTTCGCTGAGCTTCGTGCCGGGCTTCAGCACCACCAACGCCTTCGGTGTCTCGCCCCACTTCTCGTGCGGCACGCCGATCACCGCGCACTCCAGGATCCCCGGGTGGCGGAAGAGCGCGGCCTCGATGTCGGGCGAGCTGATGTTCTCGCCGCCCGAGATGATCACGTCCTTCTTGCGGTCCACGATGTGGATCGAGCCAGCCTCGTCCCACACCGCCAGGTCACCGGTGTGGAAGTAGCCGCCGTGGATGGCCTTCGCGGTCTCGTCGGGCTGCTCCCAGTAGCCCGCGAACACCACGTTCGAGCGCGCGCACACCTCG contains:
- a CDS encoding redoxin domain-containing protein → MRAFARVTLAFALLVTLPFVAHGADLAPGDKAPDFSLQSTDGQAVKLADFVGKRGFVLAWFPKAFTGGCTEELKSFGDPDAQAALARYDVAVYMVSFDPPDKNADFAKSLGAKLPLLSDTKGDVANAFGNSALGGAYAKRWTYYVDKDGVVRFIDKDVKTASAAKDIAGKLEQLGFPQK